In Strigops habroptila isolate Jane chromosome 4, bStrHab1.2.pri, whole genome shotgun sequence, a single genomic region encodes these proteins:
- the NKX2-1 gene encoding homeobox protein Nkx-2.1: MSMSPKHTTPFSVSDILSPLEESYKKVGMEGSNLGAPLSAYRQSQVSQPAMQQHPMGHNGTVTAAYHMTAAGVPQLSHATMGGYCNGNLGNMSELPPYQDTMRNSASATGWYGTNPDPRFSSISRFMAPSSGMNMGGMGSLGSLGDVSKSMAPLQSTPRRKRRVLFSQAQVYELERRFKQQKYLSAPEREHLASMIHLTPTQVKIWFQNHRYKMKRQAKDKAAQQQMQQENGSCQQQQSPRRVAVPVLVKDGKPCQAGSNTPTAAIQSHQQQAATTITVATNGNSLGQHQSHQTNSAGQSPDMGQHSASPSSLQSQVSSLSHLNSSTSDYGTAMSCSTLLYGRTW; the protein is encoded by the exons ATGTCGATGAGCCCAAAGCATACGACTCCTTTCTCAGTGTCTGACATCTTGAGTCCTTTGGAGGAAAGCTACAAGAAAGTGGGCATGGAGGGCAGTAACTTGGGGGCTCCCTTGTCAGCCTACAGACAGTCTCAGGTTTCTCAGCCGGCCATGCAGCAGCACCCCATGGGCCACAACGGAACAGTGACTGCCGCCTACCATATGACAGCGGCAGGGGTCCCCCAGCTCTCCCATGCCACGATGGGGGGCTACTGCAATGGGAACCTGGGCAACATGAGCGAGCTCCCGCCTTACCAGGACACCATGCGGAACAGCGCTTCGGCGACAGGATGGTACGGCACCAACCCGGACCCCCGCTTCTCCTCAA TCTCCCGCTTCATGGCGCCGTCCTCGGGCATGAACATGGGCGGCATGGGCAGCCTCGGCTCCCTGGGAGACGTGAGCAAGAGCATGGCCCCGCTCCAGAGCACGCCGCGGAGGAAACGGAGGGTCCTTTTTTCCCAGGCCCAGGTTTACGAGCTGGAGAGACGTttcaagcagcagaaatacCTCTCCGCTCCGGAGAGGGAACATTTAGCCAGCATGATACATCTCACCCCGACTCAGGTCAAAATCTGGTTCCAGAACCACCGCTACAAGATGAAACGCCAGGCCAAAGACAAGGCTGCGCAGCAGCAGATGCAACAGGAGAACggctcctgccagcagcagcagtctccCAGAAGGGTGGCGGTGCCAGTGCTTGTAAAGGATGGTAAGCCCTGCCAAGCAGGCTCCAACACACCCACAGCAGCTATCCAGAGCcatcagcagcaggcagctaCAACGATCACGGTGGCTACCAATGGCAACAGCCTCGGACAGCATCAGAGCCACCAGACAAACAGTGCGGGGCAGTCTCCAGACATGGGACAGCACTCGGCCAGCCCGTCCTCTCTGCAGAGCCAAGTCTCCAGTTTGTCTCACCTAAACTCTTCTACTTCTGACTATGGCACTGCCATGTCTTGCTCCACCTTGCTATACGGTAGGACCTGGTGA